A region from the Sutcliffiella horikoshii genome encodes:
- a CDS encoding LysR family transcriptional regulator: MNTSEFQILSVLAKEKNMRKASERLFVSQPALSQRLQSIEKNWNTKIFIRTQKGLLITPAGEKIVEFAEEVLTKEAKVREDITSLDKEIYGTLKIAVATIIGQYWLPKVLKRFIQKYPNAKVSLVTGWSSDIVKSLYEDEVHLGIIRGNPEWKGVKKHLLRDKLYLVDTEIKELSELELTERPFIQFKSDSTYYQEIQVWWHKKFQAPPKRTIVVDQIETCKQMALNGIGYAILPSITLQDDYDNIKKIPLEEDEVSNLHRDTWLIGYESSFNLKQVEAFLEVLEEYHHGGI, encoded by the coding sequence ATGAACACATCAGAATTTCAAATTTTATCGGTATTGGCAAAAGAAAAAAATATGAGAAAAGCATCTGAACGCTTATTTGTTTCCCAACCTGCTTTATCACAAAGACTGCAATCCATTGAAAAAAATTGGAATACGAAAATATTTATCAGAACGCAAAAAGGATTACTAATTACACCAGCTGGAGAAAAAATTGTGGAATTTGCCGAAGAGGTACTGACAAAAGAAGCGAAGGTAAGAGAAGATATTACTTCTTTGGATAAAGAAATTTACGGGACCCTGAAAATTGCAGTGGCCACCATCATAGGGCAATATTGGCTGCCTAAAGTATTGAAGAGATTTATTCAAAAATATCCAAATGCGAAAGTCTCTCTCGTTACAGGTTGGAGTAGTGATATTGTCAAAAGTTTATATGAAGATGAAGTTCACCTGGGGATTATCCGCGGAAATCCTGAATGGAAAGGGGTAAAGAAACATCTGCTCAGAGATAAACTTTACCTCGTAGATACGGAAATAAAAGAGCTTTCTGAACTTGAACTTACAGAGCGCCCGTTTATCCAATTCAAGAGTGATTCGACCTATTATCAAGAAATCCAAGTATGGTGGCATAAGAAATTTCAGGCACCTCCAAAGCGCACAATTGTAGTAGATCAAATTGAGACATGCAAACAGATGGCGTTGAATGGAATCGGCTATGCAATCTTGCCGTCCATTACCTTGCAGGATGATTATGATAACATCAAAAAAATTCCGCTTGAAGAAGATGAAGTGTCCAACTTGCACAGGGATACTTGGTTAATAGGATATGAGTCTTCCTTCAATCTAAAACAAGTAGAGGCATTTCTAGAAGTACTAGAAGAATATCATCATGGAGGAATTTAA
- a CDS encoding N-acetyldiaminopimelate deacetylase, producing MSNLINPFIQIRRDLHQIPEKGFQETKTQGYLLSYIQNLPQDHIEIKTWETGIFVKVQGTNPTKTIGYRADIDGLPIQEETGLPFPSLHEGMMHACGHDMHMSIALGILTHFSQYPATDNILFMFQPAEEGPGGALPMIQSDIFKAWKPDMIVALHIAPEYPVGTIATKQGLLFANTSELFIDLKGRGGHAAYPHQTNDMVVAACSLVTQLQTVIARNVDPLDSAVITVGKITGGTVQNIIAERARLEGTIRTLSVESMKKVKERIEALVHGVEVGYNCQTTIDYGSMYHQVDNDPALTEEFMQYVSENTNVRVVECKEAMTGEDYGYMIENIPGFMFWLGAESPYGLHHSKLNPNEDAIGVAISIIISYFNFKAN from the coding sequence GTGTCAAATCTAATCAATCCCTTTATACAGATAAGAAGAGACCTACATCAAATTCCGGAAAAGGGATTTCAAGAAACAAAAACACAAGGATATTTGCTGAGTTATATTCAGAACCTTCCTCAGGATCATATAGAAATTAAAACATGGGAAACTGGGATTTTTGTAAAAGTCCAGGGGACCAATCCCACTAAAACGATTGGTTACAGAGCAGACATTGATGGCTTGCCAATCCAAGAGGAAACGGGTTTACCTTTCCCTTCTTTACATGAAGGAATGATGCATGCATGCGGTCATGATATGCATATGAGTATCGCTCTCGGGATCCTTACGCACTTTTCTCAATATCCTGCAACAGATAACATACTATTCATGTTTCAACCAGCTGAAGAGGGTCCAGGTGGTGCATTGCCAATGATTCAATCTGATATTTTTAAAGCCTGGAAACCGGATATGATCGTGGCTCTCCACATCGCTCCTGAATATCCAGTCGGTACGATTGCTACCAAGCAGGGACTTCTATTTGCAAATACATCAGAACTCTTTATCGACTTAAAAGGCAGGGGCGGGCATGCTGCATATCCCCACCAAACAAATGATATGGTGGTTGCCGCGTGTTCACTCGTAACCCAATTGCAGACAGTCATCGCCCGGAATGTAGATCCACTGGACAGTGCTGTTATTACAGTTGGAAAAATAACAGGAGGAACCGTTCAAAACATCATTGCGGAGCGCGCCAGATTAGAAGGAACTATCCGTACGCTTTCAGTTGAAAGTATGAAAAAGGTCAAAGAACGCATTGAAGCGCTTGTCCATGGTGTGGAAGTCGGGTATAACTGCCAAACAACCATTGATTACGGCAGTATGTATCATCAGGTGGATAATGATCCGGCACTTACCGAAGAGTTCATGCAATATGTATCGGAGAACACCAATGTTCGTGTAGTGGAATGTAAAGAGGCAATGACAGGTGAAGATTATGGATACATGATTGAGAACATCCCAGGGTTTATGTTCTGGCTTGG
- the dapD gene encoding 2,3,4,5-tetrahydropyridine-2,6-dicarboxylate N-acetyltransferase: MKMMDANEIISFIQNSTKSTPVKVYVKGDVEGINFGASSKTFLNGNSGVVFGEWAEIEVALKENEAKIEDYVVENDRRNSAIPLLDMKGVKARIEPGAIIRDQVEIGDNAVIMMGASINIGSVVGEGTMIDMNVVLGGRATVGKNCHIGAGTVLAGVIEPPSAKPVVIEDDVVIGANAVVLEGVTVGKGAVVAAGAIVIDDVAPYTVVAGTPARKIKDIDEKTKSKTEIKQELRQL, from the coding sequence ATGAAAATGATGGATGCAAACGAGATTATTTCTTTTATTCAAAACAGTACTAAATCTACACCTGTAAAGGTTTATGTGAAAGGTGACGTTGAAGGGATCAACTTTGGTGCTTCTTCAAAAACTTTCTTAAATGGCAATAGCGGAGTTGTATTCGGCGAGTGGGCTGAAATCGAAGTGGCTCTTAAAGAGAATGAAGCGAAAATTGAAGACTATGTGGTGGAGAACGACCGTCGCAACTCTGCCATTCCTCTTCTTGATATGAAGGGTGTAAAAGCTCGTATTGAGCCAGGCGCAATTATCCGTGACCAAGTGGAAATCGGAGACAATGCTGTCATCATGATGGGTGCTTCCATCAATATCGGATCCGTAGTTGGAGAAGGTACGATGATTGATATGAATGTGGTACTTGGTGGACGCGCTACTGTCGGGAAAAACTGTCACATCGGTGCGGGTACAGTTCTTGCTGGTGTAATCGAGCCACCTTCCGCTAAGCCTGTTGTCATCGAAGACGATGTAGTAATTGGCGCTAATGCAGTAGTATTAGAAGGCGTAACCGTTGGAAAAGGTGCAGTTGTAGCTGCTGGAGCCATCGTTATTGATGATGTGGCACCATACACGGTGGTTGCTGGAACGCCTGCAAGAAAAATTAAAGACATTGATGAAAAAACGAAGTCCAAAACGGAAATTAAACAAGAACTTCGTCAGTTATAA
- a CDS encoding DUF368 domain-containing protein, translating into MEWKNIFRGMLMGISDVIPGVSGGTIAFILGIYDRLIEAISGIFSRDWLKHLKFLIPLGIGIVGALLIFSHLLDYLLHTYPQPTMFLFLGLIIGVLPLLAKESNMLQTFKAQHYFALLLSLVLVGSMAFLQESTRPVIETLTVGSAISLFFAGWIASMTMLLPGISGSMVLLILGFYTTAIAALKDINIPIILTIGAGVAVGFIISSKLIKYVLEHFPKITFAAIIGLVMGSTLIVFPGFSQSMLANVISIITFIIGLIVVQFIARTNEKMVAKRETE; encoded by the coding sequence ATGGAATGGAAAAATATTTTTCGCGGCATGTTGATGGGTATCAGTGATGTGATACCTGGTGTAAGTGGAGGAACGATTGCATTTATCCTAGGGATTTACGACCGCCTTATCGAGGCGATAAGCGGGATTTTCAGCAGAGATTGGTTAAAACATCTAAAGTTCCTAATTCCTTTAGGTATTGGTATTGTAGGTGCATTGTTAATTTTCAGTCATCTACTCGATTACTTGTTACATACCTATCCACAACCGACCATGTTCTTGTTTTTAGGATTAATTATTGGAGTTTTACCTTTACTAGCTAAAGAATCTAATATGTTACAGACATTTAAAGCACAACATTATTTTGCACTTTTACTCTCCCTCGTTTTGGTAGGATCTATGGCATTTTTGCAGGAATCCACAAGACCGGTTATCGAAACGTTAACTGTTGGATCTGCAATCAGTCTATTTTTTGCCGGCTGGATTGCCAGTATGACGATGCTTTTACCTGGTATCAGCGGGTCGATGGTATTATTGATTCTTGGTTTCTACACCACAGCGATCGCGGCACTGAAAGATATCAATATCCCTATCATTCTTACTATCGGTGCGGGAGTTGCTGTTGGATTTATCATTTCAAGTAAACTGATTAAATATGTTCTAGAGCATTTTCCAAAAATAACTTTTGCAGCTATCATTGGACTTGTGATGGGTTCGACGCTAATCGTTTTCCCAGGCTTCTCCCAAAGCATGCTTGCAAATGTAATTAGCATCATTACCTTCATCATTGGGTTGATAGTGGTTCAATTTATCGCACGCACAAACGAAAAAATGGTTGCCAAAAGAGAGACGGAATAA